The genomic region GCGGGAATTTTTTTTAAATCCGCCGTCGCCCAAAAAGTAGCGTTTTCAACCCTCTGCTGCAAAGAAGCCGCCTCCGCTATTAAATCCGCATTATGAGTACTTTTGGCTTTTGCCAAAATCGCGTTTACTCGCGACATAAGTTCAGGCGCTCTTTGGGCCGTAAGTTCAACATAACGGAGTTCGGCCACGGGCCTTATAAAAAATTTAGTGTACACATGAGCCGCAGCCGGAACAGTAAGCCCGCCCGCGAGAAGCAGGGCTTCTTTTTTCATTTGTTTATATTTTTCGATTTCTTCTTTAGTAAATTTTTTGGTTGGAATATTTTGAGAATTTAACGGGTCCTGCGCGAAAACCGGGGTTAACATATTAAACAACATAAACAACGATAGCATTGAAGTCGTAATTTTATTCATAAAAAACTCTCTCTAGTTTAATTTCCCTATACTTTTATTTTAAAGCGCATTTTCTATATTGTCAAGGGTCAAAAGTCCCATAAAACTCCTGGGCCTCTTTTTGCTTTGCATTTTTGATGTATTTTATTTTTAAAATTACTGATAAAGAAATATTTTTTATGTGCGTTGGATTTTGGAAAAGGTATTTTGCTGCGATTACCCCGCCACGGTAAAAAGACTTTAAGTTATACCACAGACTCTTTATAAGAGCTCTTTTTAATTTGTAGCGCTATTATTATATTGCTAAAATATTAATATGGGTATATTTAAATTAAAAGCGCCTTTCTCTCCTTCGGGGGACCAACCGCAGGCAATTAAAAACCTTTGCCAAAATATTAAAAACGGACAAACAAGGCAAACCTTGCTGGGCGTTACCGGCTCGGGCAAAACATATACCATGGCAAACATAATAGCTCAAACGGATATGCCCGCGCTTATAATGTCGCCGAACAAAGTTTTAGCGGCGCAGCTTTACGCGGAGTTTAAACAATTTTTTCCGGAAAATTCGGTTGAATATTTTATTTCTTATTACGACTATTACCAGCCCGAAGCCTATATACCGCAAACAGACACCTATATAGAAAAAGATTCTTCCATCAATGAGCATATTGAGCAAATGCGTCTTAAGGCAACAACATCTCTTTTAACAAGAAACGACGTTATTGTGATAGCCTCGGTATCAAGTATTTATAACATAGGTTCGCCTGATAATTTTGCCGAAATGTGTTTATATGTAAAAAAAGGAATTCCTTTAAACCGGGTGGCGGTAACATCTCTTTTAATTAAAAACCAATATGAAAGAAGCGAAATGGAATTTACACCGGGCAAATTCCGCCTGCGCGGCGGAAATATAGATATTTTGCCCCCGTACAGAGAAACGGGCATCCGCATAGAAATGGGCCCGCAGGCAGTAAACGCCCTTTACAAAATACACCCCATTACGGGCGACGTTATTGAAGAAGTTGATGAGGAATTTATTTACCCTGCCAAACACTTTGTTGTAAAAGAATCAGACATTGACCGCGCCATTAAAGAAATTAATGAGGAAAAAGAAGGGCGCGTGAAAGAACTTGAAGCGATTGGAAAACCTTTGGAAGCTTACCGCCTTAAACAAAGAACCGAATACGATATGGAAATGCTTAAACAGACGGGTTTTTGCAAAGGTATTGAAAACTATTCAAGACCTTTGGCGGGAAGGGAACCCGGGTCCAGACCGGACTGTTTGTTTGATTATTTTAGAAAGCATGAGAATTTTTTAGTTTTTATAGATGAGTCCCACGTGGCCGTGCCGCAGGTGCGCGGCATGTATAACGGAGACAGGAGCAGAAAACAAATGCTTATAGATTTTGGCTTCCGCCTGCCTTCAGCCTTAGACAACAGGCCTTTAAAATTTGACGAGTTTGAAAAAATTTTACCTTCCACCGTTTTTGTGTCCGCCACGCCAGGCCCTTATGAGTTAACCGTAAGCGCGAACAAC from Elusimicrobium minutum Pei191 harbors:
- the uvrB gene encoding excinuclease ABC subunit UvrB, whose protein sequence is MGIFKLKAPFSPSGDQPQAIKNLCQNIKNGQTRQTLLGVTGSGKTYTMANIIAQTDMPALIMSPNKVLAAQLYAEFKQFFPENSVEYFISYYDYYQPEAYIPQTDTYIEKDSSINEHIEQMRLKATTSLLTRNDVIVIASVSSIYNIGSPDNFAEMCLYVKKGIPLNRVAVTSLLIKNQYERSEMEFTPGKFRLRGGNIDILPPYRETGIRIEMGPQAVNALYKIHPITGDVIEEVDEEFIYPAKHFVVKESDIDRAIKEINEEKEGRVKELEAIGKPLEAYRLKQRTEYDMEMLKQTGFCKGIENYSRPLAGREPGSRPDCLFDYFRKHENFLVFIDESHVAVPQVRGMYNGDRSRKQMLIDFGFRLPSALDNRPLKFDEFEKILPSTVFVSATPGPYELTVSANNIVEQVIRPTGLVDPQVSIHPTAGQIGHLISKIEERIKKGQRSLVLSLTKKTAEDLTVFFDEKGIKARYLHSDIESLERVEILQKFKQGVFDVLVGINLLREGLDIPQVGLVAILGADNEGFLRNETTLIQISGRAARNIDGEVVLYADRKTDSIKNALAEMDRRREKQTAYNKEHHITPQSIIKAEIEFKDFENTAKTEGLRALHNFTDIPKPDNLPKMIKEIERQMKDAADNLNFELAVDLRDRMLELKSMRVKTKK